A stretch of Anolis sagrei isolate rAnoSag1 chromosome X, rAnoSag1.mat, whole genome shotgun sequence DNA encodes these proteins:
- the LOC132780319 gene encoding heterogeneous nuclear ribonucleoprotein R isoform X4 gives MKTYRQREKQGSKVQESTKGPDEAKIKALLERTSYTLDVTTGQRKYGGPPPDTVYSGSQPGIGTEVFVGKIPRDLYEDELVPLFEKAGPIWDLRLMMDPLSGQNRGYAFITFCGKEAAQEAVKLCDNYEIRPGKHLGVCISVANNRLFVGSIPKNKTKENILEEFSKVTEGLVDVILYHQPDDKKKNRGFCFLEYEDHKSAAQARRRLMSGKVKVWGNVVTVEWADPVEEPDPEVMAKVKVLFVRNLATTVTEEILEKSFSEFGKLERVKKLKDYAFVHFEDRGAAVKAMNEMNGKEIEGEEIEIVLAKPPDKKRKERQAARQASRSTAYEDYYYYPPPRMPPPIRGRGRGGRGGYGYPPDYYGYEDYYDDYYGYDYHDYRGGYEDPYYGYDDGYAIRGRGGGRGGRGAPPPPRGRGAPPPRGRAGYSQRGAPMGPPRGARGGRGGPAQQQRGRGARGARGNRGGNVGGKRKADGYNQPDSKRRQTNNQQNWGSQPIAQQPLQQGGDYAGNYGYNNDNQEFYQDTYGQQWK, from the exons GCTTTGCTAGAGAGAACTAGTTATACTTTGGATGTGACCACAGGGCAACGGAAGTATGGTGGCCCTCCTCCAGATACTGTCTACTCGGGTTCCCAGCCTGGCATTGGCACAGAG GTATTTGTTGGCAAAATTCCTCGAGATTTGTATGAAGATGAATTGGTGCCACTCTTTGAAAAAGCAGGCCCAATTTGGGATCTTCGGCTCATGATGGATCCCCTTTCTGGACAGAACAGAGGCTATGCTTTCATCACTTTCTGTGGTAAAGAAGCAGCACAAGAAGCTGTGAAATTG TGCGACAACTATGAAATTCGCCCTGGTAAACACCTTGGTGTCTGCATTTCTGTGGCAAACAATAGGCTTTTTGTTGGATCTATTCCAAAAAACAAGACCAAGGAAAACATATTAGAAGAGTTCAGCAAAGTCACAG AGGGATTAGTTGATGTAATCTTGTATCACCAACCTGATGATAAGAAGAAGAATCGAGGATTCTGCTTCTTGGAATATGAGGATCATAAATCAGCAGCGCAAGCTCGCCGTCGGCTAATGAGTGGAAAAGTAAAAGTCTGGGGAAATGTTGTTACTGTGGAGTGGGCTGACCCAGTAGAGGAACCAGATCCAGAAGTCATGGCGAAG GTAAAGGTTTTGTTTGTGAGAAACTTGGCCACCACAGTGACAGAAGAAATACTGGAGAAATCATTTTCAGAATTTGGAAAGCTAGAAAGAGTGAAGAAATTAAAAGACTATGCTTTTGTTCATTTTGAAGATAGGGGGGCAGCAGTCAAG GCCATGAATGAAATGAATGGAAAAGAGATAGAGGGGGAAGAAATTGAAATAGTGTTGGCTAAGCCTCcagataagaaaaggaaagaacgTCAGGCTGCCAGACAAGCTTCCAGAAGTACTGC gtatgaagattattattactatcctcCGCCTCGCATGCCACCTCCTATTAGAGGCCGAGGTCGTGGAGGAAGAGGTGGCTATGGCTATCCCCCAGATTACTATGGCTATGAAGATTATTATGACGATTATTATGGCTATGACTATCATGACTACCGTGGTGGCTATGAAGACCCTTACTATGGCTATGACGATGGCTATGCtataagaggaagaggaggaggaaggggtggGCGAGGTGCACCTCCACCACCTAGGGGGCGGGGAGCACCACCGCCAAGAGGTAGAGCTGGCTATTCTCAAAGGGGGGCACCCATGGGACCGCCAAGAGGAGCCCGGGGTGGGAGAGGGGGCCCTGCCCAGCAACAGAGAGGACGTGGTGCTCGTGGCGCCAGGGGCAACCGTGGGGGCAACGTGGGAGGCAAGAGAAAGGCGGACGGCTACAACCAACCTGACTCCAAGCGCCGCCAGACCAACAACCAGCAGAACTGGGGCTCCCAGCCAATCGCTCAGCAGCCGCTCCAGCAAGGTGGTGACTATGCCGGTAACTATGGTTACAATAATGACAACCAGGAATTTTATCAGGATACTTATGGGCAACAGTGGAAGTAA